The Epilithonimonas zeae genome contains a region encoding:
- the gcvP gene encoding aminomethyl-transferring glycine dehydrogenase: MNTQQFVNRHISLNESDKAEMLKKVGAGSIEELISQTIPDSIRLEKDLDISEPLSEYEMLLHSKDLASKNAGFDTYIGFGYNDTILPSPIQRNILENPSWYTAYTPYQAEIAQGRLEALLNFQTVVSDLTGFPLANASLLDESTAAAEAMHMFFNNRTKDQKKADATKFFISDLVLPQTVSVLKTKAEGLGIDVIVGNHINHQFNDSYFGVLLQYPGKNGIVLDYTDNITNYKEFDLQVVVACDPMALVKLKSPADMGADCAVGTTQRFGIPMGYGGPHAAFFTCKEDYKRDIPGRIIGVSQDMYGKRALRMALQTREQHIKRERATSNICTAQVLLAVMAGMYAVYHGPKGLNFIADQIHYKTNALGDALQILGYDIVSEPVFDTVKFRLHEEEKASLRMKMRDQKINLNYFSQGIVSISINETTTVDKLNHLIEAFAQFKGKQGYKVSLKEEYSIPEELLRTDSILDEEVFNKYHTETELMRYIKRLERKDLSLTHSMISLGSCTMKLNAATQMIPLSWGEWGGVHPFVPTEQAGGYQAMIKELEKDLAEITGFAGTSLQPNSGAQGEYAGLMVIREYHKNRGEGHRNIVLIPQSAHGTNPASAAMAGMKIVVVKNLENGEIDFEDFKAKTEEHSENLSCVMITYPSTYGFFDANIKEITKLTHEHGGQIYMDGANMNAQVGFTSPGNIGADVCHLNLHKTFAIPHGGGGPGVGPICVAEHLVPFLPTNANISTGGKEAIEGISAAPYGSGLILNISYAYIKMLGTSGLKKATEHAILNANYLKEILAEHFPILYANDKGRVAHECIVDFRQFKSLGIEVADVAKRLMDYGFHAPTVSFPVAGTLMIEPTESENKEEIDRFAEALINIKKEIEEIANGEADATNNVLKNAPHTEQLVISDNWDKPYGREKAAYPLEWVRTHKFFATVARVDEAYGDRNLVCTCEPIEAYM; the protein is encoded by the coding sequence ATGAATACACAACAATTCGTAAATCGTCACATCAGTCTTAATGAGTCTGATAAAGCGGAAATGCTGAAGAAAGTAGGGGCTGGAAGCATAGAAGAATTAATCTCACAAACCATTCCTGATTCTATCAGGTTAGAAAAAGATCTGGACATCTCGGAGCCACTTTCGGAGTATGAGATGCTTTTACATTCCAAAGATTTAGCTTCTAAAAATGCAGGTTTCGATACCTATATCGGATTTGGTTACAACGATACCATTCTGCCTTCGCCAATCCAAAGAAATATTCTTGAAAATCCAAGCTGGTACACAGCTTATACGCCTTACCAAGCGGAAATCGCACAAGGAAGATTGGAAGCTTTGCTCAATTTCCAGACTGTAGTTTCTGATTTGACAGGTTTCCCATTGGCCAACGCTTCTCTTCTAGACGAATCTACGGCTGCGGCAGAAGCGATGCATATGTTCTTCAACAACAGAACTAAAGACCAAAAGAAAGCGGATGCGACGAAGTTTTTTATTTCAGATTTAGTTCTTCCACAAACGGTTTCTGTTCTTAAAACCAAAGCAGAAGGTTTAGGAATCGATGTGATTGTAGGCAATCATATCAATCATCAGTTCAATGATTCTTATTTTGGTGTTTTGCTGCAATATCCGGGAAAAAACGGAATCGTTCTGGATTATACAGATAATATTACTAATTATAAAGAATTCGATTTGCAAGTGGTTGTAGCTTGTGACCCGATGGCTTTGGTAAAACTAAAATCTCCTGCCGATATGGGCGCAGATTGTGCTGTTGGTACCACGCAGAGATTCGGGATTCCTATGGGTTACGGTGGTCCTCACGCAGCATTTTTTACTTGTAAAGAAGATTATAAGAGAGACATCCCTGGTAGAATCATCGGTGTTTCTCAGGATATGTACGGCAAACGTGCATTGAGAATGGCTTTGCAAACCAGAGAACAGCACATCAAAAGAGAAAGAGCAACTTCAAACATTTGTACAGCTCAAGTTCTTTTGGCGGTAATGGCTGGAATGTATGCTGTTTATCATGGACCTAAAGGTTTAAATTTCATTGCTGACCAAATCCATTATAAGACTAATGCACTTGGAGATGCATTACAGATTTTAGGTTATGATATCGTATCGGAACCGGTTTTTGATACGGTTAAATTCAGACTACACGAGGAGGAGAAAGCGTCTTTGAGGATGAAAATGAGAGACCAGAAAATTAATCTGAATTATTTCTCTCAAGGTATTGTAAGTATTTCTATTAACGAAACTACGACGGTTGATAAATTAAATCATTTGATTGAAGCTTTTGCTCAGTTCAAAGGAAAACAAGGTTATAAAGTAAGCCTTAAAGAAGAATATTCGATTCCAGAAGAATTATTGAGAACTGATAGTATTCTGGATGAAGAAGTTTTCAACAAATATCATACTGAGACAGAATTGATGCGCTACATCAAACGTCTTGAAAGAAAAGATTTATCATTAACACATTCAATGATTTCGTTGGGTTCTTGTACAATGAAACTGAATGCTGCAACTCAAATGATTCCTCTTTCTTGGGGAGAATGGGGTGGTGTACATCCATTTGTACCAACAGAGCAAGCAGGCGGTTATCAAGCAATGATTAAAGAGTTGGAGAAAGATTTGGCAGAAATCACAGGTTTTGCAGGAACTTCTCTTCAACCAAACTCTGGTGCTCAAGGTGAATATGCGGGTCTAATGGTTATTCGTGAATACCATAAAAACAGAGGCGAAGGACACAGAAATATTGTATTAATTCCTCAATCTGCGCACGGAACTAATCCTGCTTCTGCTGCAATGGCGGGAATGAAAATCGTAGTTGTGAAGAATCTTGAGAATGGAGAAATCGATTTTGAAGATTTCAAAGCGAAGACAGAAGAGCATTCTGAGAACTTGTCTTGTGTGATGATTACTTATCCATCGACATACGGTTTCTTCGATGCTAATATTAAAGAAATTACGAAACTAACGCACGAACACGGTGGACAAATCTATATGGATGGTGCAAATATGAATGCTCAGGTTGGATTTACAAGCCCTGGAAATATCGGAGCAGACGTTTGCCACCTGAATCTTCATAAGACTTTCGCTATTCCTCACGGAGGTGGTGGTCCTGGTGTTGGTCCAATCTGTGTGGCTGAACATTTGGTTCCTTTCTTGCCAACCAATGCTAATATCTCAACCGGAGGAAAAGAAGCAATTGAAGGTATTTCTGCAGCACCTTATGGTTCTGGATTGATTCTTAATATCTCTTATGCTTACATAAAAATGTTGGGAACTTCAGGGTTGAAGAAAGCTACTGAACACGCTATCCTAAATGCTAATTATCTGAAAGAAATCTTGGCAGAGCATTTCCCGATCCTTTATGCTAATGATAAAGGCAGAGTGGCGCACGAATGTATCGTAGATTTCCGTCAGTTCAAATCTTTAGGGATTGAAGTAGCAGATGTTGCAAAAAGATTAATGGATTATGGTTTCCACGCTCCGACGGTGAGTTTCCCTGTGGCTGGAACATTGATGATAGAACCAACTGAGTCTGAAAATAAAGAAGAAATTGACAGATTTGCTGAGGCTTTAATCAATATCAAAAAAGAAATTGAGGAAATTGCTAATGGTGAAGCGGATGCTACAAACAACGTATTGAAAAATGCGCCTCATACTGAGCAATTGGTCATCTCTGATAATTGGGATAAACCTTACGGTAGAGAGAAAGCTGCTTATCCATTGGAATGGGTGAGAACACACAAATTCTTTGCGACGGTTGCAAGAGTAGATGAAGCGTATGGTGACAGAAATCTGGTTTGTACTTGCGAGCCGATTGAAGCATATATGTAA
- a CDS encoding AMP-dependent synthetase/ligase: MNIAEFLNKNVKRFPQKASVGFKKNNEWKELTWARFQKTVFKTANALAEAGVQKDDKVAIFADNSPEWMMMDLATLCLGAVTVPIYSTNGTEQVEYIINHAEPKIILAGNEEQYDICHELLSKSQNVELIISAKSSFKLKDKSITLQDFIENTSDKFYIVERTNEDVATIIYTSGTSGIPKGVMITHGNFQDTFDKHVKFFNFKNFEGEHSLAFLPLSHVFERSWTLFCFSQGAKVSFLENPKLIASALVEVRPTTMCSVPRFYQKIYAGIHEMLSAASPIKKKIFAWAIENGSQVSELKRNQQDVPFLLNQKYKIANALVFNKIKTKLGGRLWFMPCGGASISEEVTKFFDAMGIHITVGYGMTETTATVTAFPFTKYKYGSAGKLLGDSQIKIGENNEILVKGSGIMKGYYKNPEETAKVFTEDGWMKTGDAGIFDNEGNLTITDRIKDLMKTSNGKYIAPQPIENMFSNNSYINQIMLIAEDKPFVSALIVPNFETLEEKLKTLSVTFTNWKEVVENEKVQKFYQELIDGIQSNVSSFEKIKKFILMPADFEIQNGEITPTLKIKRNIVLQKYSDKIDTIYNK, translated from the coding sequence ATGAACATTGCGGAATTTCTGAATAAGAACGTCAAAAGATTTCCACAGAAAGCCTCTGTAGGATTCAAAAAAAATAATGAGTGGAAGGAACTGACTTGGGCGAGATTCCAAAAAACAGTTTTCAAAACAGCCAACGCACTTGCAGAAGCCGGAGTTCAAAAGGATGACAAAGTCGCAATTTTTGCGGACAACTCGCCGGAATGGATGATGATGGATTTGGCAACGTTATGTCTTGGCGCGGTCACGGTTCCGATTTATTCGACCAACGGAACGGAACAAGTGGAGTATATTATCAATCATGCTGAACCGAAAATTATCTTAGCAGGAAATGAGGAACAATATGATATTTGCCACGAATTATTAAGCAAATCGCAAAATGTCGAACTCATTATTTCAGCAAAAAGTAGTTTTAAATTAAAAGATAAATCCATTACGCTTCAGGATTTTATTGAGAATACTTCGGATAAATTTTACATTGTCGAAAGAACGAATGAAGATGTTGCAACCATCATTTACACATCTGGAACTTCCGGAATTCCGAAAGGCGTGATGATTACGCACGGCAATTTCCAAGACACTTTTGATAAACACGTTAAATTTTTCAATTTTAAGAATTTTGAAGGTGAACATTCTTTGGCATTTCTGCCACTCAGTCACGTTTTCGAAAGAAGCTGGACATTGTTCTGTTTTTCTCAAGGCGCCAAAGTCAGTTTCTTGGAGAATCCAAAATTGATTGCAAGTGCTTTGGTAGAAGTTCGTCCAACCACGATGTGTTCGGTGCCTAGATTCTATCAAAAAATCTACGCAGGCATCCACGAAATGCTATCTGCTGCTTCTCCAATCAAGAAAAAAATCTTCGCTTGGGCGATTGAAAATGGAAGTCAGGTTTCGGAATTAAAACGGAATCAACAAGATGTTCCTTTCTTATTAAATCAAAAATATAAAATTGCCAATGCTTTGGTTTTCAATAAAATCAAAACCAAATTAGGCGGAAGATTGTGGTTCATGCCTTGCGGTGGCGCATCGATTTCTGAAGAAGTAACGAAATTCTTTGATGCAATGGGAATTCACATTACCGTTGGTTATGGAATGACAGAAACGACGGCGACTGTAACAGCTTTTCCATTCACCAAATATAAATACGGAAGTGCGGGAAAACTGTTGGGAGATTCTCAAATCAAAATCGGAGAAAATAACGAAATTCTTGTGAAAGGAAGCGGAATAATGAAAGGTTATTACAAAAATCCTGAAGAAACGGCCAAAGTTTTTACAGAAGATGGTTGGATGAAAACGGGCGATGCCGGTATTTTTGATAACGAGGGAAACCTAACCATCACAGACCGAATCAAAGATTTGATGAAAACGTCTAACGGAAAGTACATTGCACCTCAACCAATTGAGAATATGTTTTCCAACAACAGTTACATCAACCAAATTATGTTGATTGCGGAAGATAAACCATTTGTTTCTGCTTTGATTGTTCCGAATTTTGAAACATTGGAAGAGAAACTTAAAACTTTAAGTGTGACTTTTACCAACTGGAAAGAAGTAGTGGAGAATGAAAAAGTTCAGAAGTTTTATCAGGAACTCATAGACGGTATTCAAAGCAATGTTTCGAGTTTTGAGAAAATAAAAAAATTTATCCTGATGCCTGCAGATTTTGAAATCCAAAACGGAGAAATTACACCGACCTTAAAAATTAAACGAAATATCGTTCTCCAAAAATATTCGGATAAAATTGATACGATATATAATAAATAG
- a CDS encoding NAD-dependent epimerase/dehydratase family protein: protein MILVTGATGILGRVIVLELLKKGKQVRATKRKSSNLKDVLESYRFYTDQPDFYFNQIEWVNVDFEDSESLENVLKDVEEVYHCSAKVSFNPKDEKELYRNNSEVTQKLLFAIDSNQVKKFLFVSSIAVLDGYNEKGEMDENSDFNEKLHHSDYAISKYVSEMEVWRAQYEGLDTVIINPGLIIGSGNWNHSSGKLFKELSNGFTFPGSTAYVDVRDVANVAIELMEKSIFGQRFIVTSENVKYKTISDKVRKVFGKKPVKIIPDSVLDILPVFSTLLGWLIPILKLANKTNVETVKSDSKITNKKIRETLNYEFIPIDESVDFHLKNYAESIQKSN from the coding sequence ATGATTTTAGTAACTGGCGCAACAGGAATTTTGGGAAGAGTTATCGTTCTCGAGCTTTTGAAAAAAGGCAAGCAAGTCCGTGCCACCAAAAGAAAATCCAGTAACCTGAAAGATGTTTTAGAATCTTATCGATTTTATACCGACCAGCCTGATTTTTATTTCAATCAAATTGAGTGGGTTAATGTTGATTTTGAAGATTCAGAATCATTGGAGAATGTTTTGAAAGATGTTGAAGAAGTTTACCATTGTTCTGCTAAAGTAAGTTTCAATCCCAAAGATGAGAAGGAATTATACAGAAATAATTCTGAAGTGACTCAGAAATTACTCTTCGCCATAGATTCTAATCAAGTAAAAAAGTTTCTTTTCGTGAGTTCTATCGCTGTTTTGGATGGATATAATGAAAAAGGGGAAATGGATGAAAATTCTGATTTTAATGAGAAGCTTCACCATTCGGATTATGCGATTTCCAAATATGTTTCAGAAATGGAAGTTTGGCGCGCGCAATACGAAGGTTTGGATACGGTCATCATCAATCCAGGCTTAATCATCGGTTCCGGAAACTGGAATCACAGCAGTGGAAAATTGTTCAAAGAATTGTCGAACGGTTTTACGTTTCCAGGTTCTACAGCTTATGTCGATGTTCGGGATGTTGCGAATGTTGCGATTGAATTGATGGAAAAATCAATTTTCGGACAAAGATTCATCGTGACCTCTGAAAATGTGAAGTATAAAACGATTTCTGATAAAGTCCGAAAAGTTTTTGGAAAGAAACCTGTAAAAATCATCCCGGATTCGGTTCTTGATATTTTACCAGTATTTTCAACTTTGCTTGGTTGGTTGATTCCGATTCTCAAATTGGCGAACAAGACCAATGTAGAAACTGTTAAATCAGATTCTAAAATTACCAATAAAAAAATTCGTGAAACTTTGAATTACGAATTCATTCCCATCGATGAAAGTGTTGATTTTCATCTGAAAAATTATGCCGAAAGCATTCAAAAATCTAATTAA